The genomic region TGGAAAATAGAATGAAGGCAGCATGCTCCCATGACCCCTATCAACTCCTTCCAGTGGTCCTGCGCTGCTCCTTGGGATACACCCCAACCTTGGCAAGTGTGGCTGAGCTGCTAGGCATGCAGAGTCTACAGCCAGGTGGGTTCAGGGCCCAGCCCCTCTACTTGGGCAAAGTAGTTAACTTCCTGGGACCCTGCCCATCAGGGAGCTCATTTCCTTTGATGCTAAGACAGGGGACCCACCACCCTGGATGGCCCAGGCATTAACAGTGAGAGCCAGACTGACTACTGGGCAAGATCTGACCTCCAGGGCAAAGCAGTCTCAGGGGAGGCAGAGCAGCTGGGATCAGGAGAATGGAGGGAGAAGCAAGGAGCAGAGAGCAAAGGTCTGCTGCCCTAGAGTAAGTTGCTACATAAAGGTGTGTGCGCTCCTTGTCCCTGGAAGTATGCAAGCAGAAGCTGTATGTTCATAATGGCCAAACCATAACCAATCCGTCACAGCCCTTCAGGCTATAGAATGCTTTCACAAACACCCCTCCtttgatcctcacagcaacctcTGAAGGGCAGGTTCCATCTATGTGATTGTTTCCTCATGACAAACTTAGaaaagaagaggggaaggagTCTAAAGAAACTCTTCAggtttgtgaggatcaaatgaaattaTGTACATAAAAGCAACTAACACATGTGGTGTGCTCCCTTCCTCTTGGGTAAAAACATGTTAAGGAAACATTTGTTGAGTTTGTACTGTATACCTAGCACTTTTCATACATTCATTTAACAGTCACCAAGTCACAACAACCATGTGAGAGAGGCATTATGACCGCATTTTAGATGAGGAACCTGAAGGGGAGTAACTTGAGCAGGTCACACAGCGAGTCAGTGGCAGAGGCAAGATTAGCACCCGGATCAGTCCTTAGAGCCAGCTCTTTCCACTCCCCCACAGGGCTTCCTTGAGAACAGAAAACTTACAAAAAAGGTCAACTTCCCTCTCAGCCTGGGCTCTAACCTCATGTCCTCTTTCCCTCTGGGCCTCTGCACAGGCTGTTCTCTCAGCTGGAGacttcctccctccactcccttcccttcacctgGCTAATTCTACTTATCATTCTCAGTCTCCACTCAGGGATgccttccctgactccctcccaaCTGGGTTCAGTGCCCCTTCTGAGCTCCCCTAATGCTCTGTACTTCCCCATGGGACCCTGCCACACTGCgagctccaggaaggcagggacTATATCTTGTTCACTGACTGGCACAGAAaaggctctcaataaatagtaACTTAATGTATTCACTCGACCTTGAACAGGCactaactgagcacctactatgggccagaTCCTGTACTCTTCGGGAGGGGCAGATATTATATAGAATAATCAGGGTGTGGTCAATAGGGATCACCTGCCGGAGATCCCAAGGAGAGTGGACGGGGTGAGGAGATGCGGGTAGAGTTATACCCCCCCGCACATACTGGATCTCTGTGGGGTCGACTGAATTCCTTGACCAAAGGCTACAGCTCCTGTCAGAGGGCCCTCCTTATACGGATATTTTGTGCAGGTTCCAATAACCTCCCAGCCCTCCGCCTTTAGACCTTGGGGAGGTAACATCTCCCTGCTGTTGGTAGCCATGTGGCACTGCTCTATCCCTTGTGGGAGTCCCAAAACAGTCTATGCTTTTGTAAATCCTTCATTAGAATCTTCTTAAATTACCCCATCTGAGAGCATGCCATCTGTCTTCTGCCAATACTGATAGGAAAAAGCTTAGCACGTTTGAAGAACAGAAAGAGCAGTATGGCTGATTGCGTaagtggaggaggaggtggtaCAGCTAAGACAGGGTCTAGACCTTCAGGTAGGCAGGGACTAGCTCATTGAGGCCATTAGGAATCTCGACGGGTGGATGGAAGGAAGAGTGGTTGCATGAATGAAAGCACACTAGTTAAGATAATGCGCGCCTGCCTGACTAAACCAGTGAACCAACGGCAGGAATGGTGGGTGAGAGCCCTCCTGCCCTCTAACCGGGCCCCAGCCAGGTGGATTTGCCGACGACGCGGTCTGTGTTCTCTACCCGGCAGGATGCTGGAGGGCCCGGTGCCAGAGGAGCCGGAGCGGGATTGGGGCTCCGAGGCGCCGTGCGCGGGGTCCTGCCACGCACAGCGCATCCTGCAGACCCTGAATGCGTATCGGCGGAGCAGCACCCTCACCGACGTGGTGCTGCGTGCCGGTGGCCGCGACTTCCCATGCCACCGCGCCGCGCTCAGCGCGGGCAGCACCTACTTCCGCAGCCTGTTCGCGGCTGGGCAGCCAGAGCGTGGCCTGGCCATGGTGCCCGTGGTACCCGAGGCGCCGGGCCCGGCCGGGACAGCGGTGGCGACGGCGCTGGCCGTGGTGCTCGACTATCTATACGGAGCGGGCGTGCGGCTGCGCGCGGAGGACGAGGCGGCTGCGGTGCTGGCGCTGGCCGAGCGGCTGGGCGTGGCGGGCCTGCGCGAGGCCTGCGCGCGCTTCCTCGAGGGTCGTCTGCGCGCCGCTAACAGCCTGGCGCTGCGTCGCGTGGCCGCTGCTTTCTCCCTCGCCTCTCTGGCCGAGCGTTGCGGCCGCGTGCTGCGCCAGGCCTTCGCCGAGGTGGCGCGCCACGCCGACTTCTTGGAGCTGACGCCCGACGAGGTGGCAGCGCTTCTGGCCGACCCAGCGCTGGGCGTGGCGCACGAGGAGGCCGTGTTCGAAGCGGCCATGCGCTGGGTGCGTCACGACCCGCCAGCCCGCCGCGGACAGCTGCGGCGCTTGCTGGAGCACGTGCGCCTGCCCTTGCTGGCGCCCGCCTATTTCCTGGAGAAGGTAGAGGCTGACGAGTTGTTGCAGGCCTGCGGCGAGTGCCGCCCGCTGCTGCTAGAGGCCCGTGCCTGCTTCATCCTGGGCCGCGAGACCGGCACACTGCGGGCCCGGCCGCGGAGGtacgccccgccccctccctcccagccgcCCCTTGCCTCCTGCCCTGCGTTATTTCCTACGTTATTCCCCTGTTCAACCGCTcgctcagccctccatcatcctTTAATCCTATCACTTGATCATGCCTCTTGAATGAGATTCAATCAtacattcaacagacatttcatAGGCTTGGTGCTGGGTCCTTAAAGAGTTCACAGTCCAGTGGGGGAAATGCAGGGATCTCACATCTCGTGCACATTCTGCCTCAGTGCGGACTCAGGAGTGATTTGGAAACACCCTTTACCCTCGGGAGCGCAGTCTAGTAAGGGGTATAAATAGGCAgggcttgggggaaaaaaagaaagaggcttaTTCCCACCCCTGGAACACCAGACCAGAAGACTTGGGGTGGAGTAGTCAAGACGGTCTGTCACCCTCACAGGAGTAAGGGACAGACTCTGTCTGACTCATCACCTCATCTCCAACAGTAAGCTCAGGGCCTGGTACAAGATGTTCAATATTTGTCAAAGGAATTAGGTAGGAATTGGCTAAAGGGTTTGGAAATTCTGGTGGGGCCAGAAGTCTGAGGGGTCAGTGGGAGGGGAGAATGCTTTGCTGAAAGGGTGTGTAGCCTGTTTCAATGGAGTTCGTGATTAGGGGATGAGTTTAGGAGGTGGTTATAGGAGGAGGGACACAGCCAAATTAGTCCACGATGGAGGTCAGGAAAGGGTGAAGAGAATGAGTTAGTGGCACAGCAACTTGggcttgaattccagctctgtctCTTACAGCTACATGACTTTTGCAAGCCAAAGTCAGGATTAAACAAGGTGGTTTTTCTAGGTAAGGGTAAGGACtctgtaaagatttttttcccgTAACTTAGAGGTCAGTAGAATGGGGTAAGGAGCAGTGCCCCTCTTCCCCTCAATAGCCAGAGGGGAGGCTGAAAGTGGCAGAGTGCAGCATGCGGAGGGTGGGGCAGAAGCGCACGGAAGGGCAGCAGGACCATATAGTGCAGTCCATGAGCGGGTGAAAAAGGGCTGAAACATGTGTGTGGGTTAACCGGCATTGGGTTTGTCCCCACGCCAGATTCATGGACCTAGCTGAAGTGATCGTGGTCATCGGCGGTTGCGATCGCAAGGGGCTCCTGAAGCTGCCGTTCGCCAACGCCTACCATCCAGACAGCCGGCGCTGGACCCCACTGCCCAGCGTGCCCGGCTTCGCGCGCTCAGAGTTCGCGACCTGCACTCTCCGCAATGACATCTACGTCTCTGGTGAGGGCGGAGCCATAGCCGGAGTCCCACAGGATTGGTTCATCACTTCCTGTGCGCCGCCCTCTGTTCTTCCCTCCAACCAGGCTATAGGAGCAGATCGGTCCTGTTAACCTACAGTTACTGGCTGAGGTGGTACTGCAGAGCCAATCATTGGTGTGACTCCACCCTTGCAATGTTGACTTCAACTCAGATTAGTATTGATCACTTCTCTTTAACTAGCCTACCATGTGCTGTGCATTATGCTAAGCAGCTTACATTAGTTATTTAATTCCCATTACAACCCAATTTTACAGGGAAATTAAGAATTTCCCCTGTTATCTTGACAATGGCAAAGATCGGTTTGATACCAATGCACGGTGCCCTCCCTGAGATTCGAGCCCTAAAGACTCAGAGAATAAAACACAGTCGCTGCTCCCCTGGAGTGCCCTGGGGATAGCAAGAGGGCCTGGGAACAACAGCTGCTTCTCTCTCCCTAGGAGGCCACATCAACAGCCGTGATGTGTGGATGTTTAGCTCCCATCTGCACACCTGGATCAAGGTGGCCTCGCTGCACAAGGGCAGGTGGAGGCACAAGATGGCCGTCGTGCAGGGGCAGGTAGGGACACCCGGCAGCTGCTGCCTTGGGCTCAAGGTAGAGATCTATGGACTGCCTGGGGGAAGGCCCTTTACAATCCGCTCTCTGTAAGAAGGGATCTGAGGCCCCCAAAAGAAAAAGGACTTGCCCAAAGTTGCATAATGATGCTAATGctaataatgatagtaattacTATAATAGTACAGCCTAGTAGTCAGGTGGTCAAGGGTGTGCACTCTGAGGCCAAAGAGCTTCGGTTTGAatcttgactctgccacttaagaccaaaaagaaaaaggaaaaaaaaatctgccaattATCTTTGCAAGCTACATCCCTAAttcagaaatgcaaataaaagtgcTTCTTAGGATTACTTACGTAAGGGGGTAAACTTTTAAGAAATTAGTAGGTATTTTTATTAAGCATCAACTTGGTGCCAGTTATTTTACAGATCTAATCTGTATTCAGCACCCATCCTACAAACCAGTATCATCCCGTTAGTACAGGAAAATCTGCTAAGGGAGGTTCAGTAATGGGAAGTAAGGACGCGGAGCCAGGAGCTGCGATGCGCCCCTGGTGGGATAGTTTCTCCACACACAGCCAGAGGCTGTGGGGCCGAGACGCAGACAGGCCTGACTCTTGGCGACCCCCTCATCCACAGCTGTTCGTGGTGGGCGGCTTCGACGGCCTGCGGCGCCTGTGCAGCGTGGAGCGCTATGACCCCTTCTCCAACACCTGGGCTGCTGCGGCCCCGCTCCCAGAGGCAGTGAGCTCAGCTGCCGTGGCACCCTGCGCCGGCCGGCTCTACGTGATGGGGGGCGCCGGGCGGGACGGCGTCAGCACCAACAAGGTGGGCTGGGAGAGGGCGGTGGAggcctgctgtgtgcctggcGCAGAGCTGGGTCTTTCATGTCCTCATCCAGGCACTGAGGAGTCATCCCCATGTTTcaggcaaggaaatgaattcagaGAGATGACccaaaggtcacacagtaggTCTGGACGCGAATGTTTGGGCTGGTGCCATATGGGtttcatagattttaaaaattaaatgagggcAAGGGTGCGACTAGTTAAAATGCTTTTCCTCCATTCCAAAATACAAtacacttgggacttccctggcagtccagtggttaagactctgcacttccactgcagggggcatggattcgatccctggtcggggaactaagatcccacatgccacgtggtgtgcccgaaaaaaaaaaaaaaacactcattattgaaaatttagaaaacagagtaatagaaaaaaaagtcatccaTAATCTCACCACCTAAGGATAACTACTACCATTAATATTTGGTGCATTGCCTTCTAGGCTTCCTCTGAGttgacttttgcttttgttttagtaaaattttgtattctgctttttcttGTTCTAAGTATAAGCACTTTCTACATGCTTAGAAACTCTTCACAGCCATCATTTCAATGTCTGTGTAACAGTCAATGGAGTGGATGAATCACAGTCTACCAAATTTTCTATTGTACATTTAGGCTTTCTGTGAATAAAAACTGATCTTCGTTGTGgcagctccctccccaccctgatGGCCTCACAGGCATGTGATCCTGAGATCTGACTCTTCCCCACACTAGGATCTCTCACCCTCCTTATTCCCGCTGCACTCCCAGCACACCTTCCTGGGCTGGCTGGGGGAATGCCCTTTAGCACCTTCTTGTGCAGCACTGACATGAATAGGCCATTCTGGGGGTTTCCAAGGAAACAACTGAGGAAATAGGGAGTAAGGTGAGCAGGCAATTACAGGTATGAACCCTCAGAAATTGTAAAAGGCGTCGTAAACACCTGTGGGCCTAGGAGGCCTGTGGACAGCTACAGAAGTGGGGGCTGTGAGACACCCCAGCTGGAATATGGTCATGACCTCAGCACACCAGGGAGGAAGAGGGTTG from Eubalaena glacialis isolate mEubGla1 chromosome 10, mEubGla1.1.hap2.+ XY, whole genome shotgun sequence harbors:
- the KLHL35 gene encoding kelch-like protein 35 is translated as MARMLEGPVPEEPERDWGSEAPCAGSCHAQRILQTLNAYRRSSTLTDVVLRAGGRDFPCHRAALSAGSTYFRSLFAAGQPERGLAMVPVVPEAPGPAGTAVATALAVVLDYLYGAGVRLRAEDEAAAVLALAERLGVAGLREACARFLEGRLRAANSLALRRVAAAFSLASLAERCGRVLRQAFAEVARHADFLELTPDEVAALLADPALGVAHEEAVFEAAMRWVRHDPPARRGQLRRLLEHVRLPLLAPAYFLEKVEADELLQACGECRPLLLEARACFILGRETGTLRARPRRFMDLAEVIVVIGGCDRKGLLKLPFANAYHPDSRRWTPLPSVPGFARSEFATCTLRNDIYVSGGHINSRDVWMFSSHLHTWIKVASLHKGRWRHKMAVVQGQLFVVGGFDGLRRLCSVERYDPFSNTWAAAAPLPEAVSSAAVAPCAGRLYVMGGAGRDGVSTNKVQCFDPKEDRWSLRSPAPFSQRCLEAVSLEDTIYVVGGLMSKIFTYNPGMDVWGEAAVLPSPVESCGVTVCDGKVHILGGRDDHGESTDRIFTFDPSSGQVEAQPSLQRCTSSHGCVTIVQSLGR